The following coding sequences lie in one Streptomyces venezuelae genomic window:
- a CDS encoding GIY-YIG nuclease family protein — MTPIPVRLSPSLVRTLIPPQRIGTYVLYSEDGHPTYVGRSDTDIRRRLLRHCSDRRADYFTYDVHHSAASAYMVECALFHLLTPDASNRIHPARPEGHPIPCTFCLPQQQAARRDRVYAAQEHVWPATTKD; from the coding sequence GTGACCCCCATCCCTGTAAGGCTCAGCCCGAGCCTCGTGCGTACGCTCATACCGCCGCAGCGGATCGGCACCTACGTCCTGTACTCGGAGGACGGCCACCCCACCTACGTCGGCCGAAGCGACACGGACATCCGTCGACGGCTCCTACGGCACTGCTCAGACCGCCGCGCCGACTACTTCACCTACGACGTACACCACAGCGCCGCCAGCGCTTACATGGTCGAGTGCGCGCTGTTCCACCTTCTCACCCCTGACGCCTCCAATCGGATTCACCCGGCGCGACCAGAGGGGCACCCCATTCCCTGCACCTTCTGCCTACCCCAGCAACAGGCCGCTCGCCGAGACCGCGTCTACGCCGCCCAGGAGCACGTGTGGCCCGCTACGACGAAGGACTGA
- the dndD gene encoding DNA sulfur modification protein DndD yields the protein MHLHSLTLQDFGAYQGRQHLDLRVKPKRPIILIGGLNGCGKTTLLDAIQLVLYGPRARCSGRGNRAYETYLRESINRAADSAKGAALQLEFSITVEGRSRTYEVDRTWALIGKNVRENLAVTIDGRYDATISENWAEHVEEILPLEVASLFFFDGEKVEQLADPERAAGVIEAAVHSLLGVRAVEQLRTDLLVLQRRQRLSSEDRGALEQLHGLKAQKRAASEEVSARETELDQANKRHTEAEAELKKIERQFKRAGGHLFEERLALEAAKAAAADRLAQAQKSLRGLAEGAFPLVLLRDQLATLMEQTVQEQEAHEARQVVGILESRDAWLIDQLPDSVPAAARTALKKKLTVERKKRAAAADLGLDLDLPDNLIQKLSTLDEILRADEARAAELLEAADKGAHELQQAERQLAAVPDERKIKDLIDARQAARDEVTVARAAVEQATQLFAEAKARQARVTADFERTREKQALPLVREEELKRVAAYAEKARATLERFGSALLRKHISSLQVAVLISFQTLMRKSGLIKSLRIDTDKFTIALTDQDGEPVDPSRLSAGERQLLAVSLLWGLAKVAGNRLPTVIDTPLGRLDSRHREHLVDRYFPYAGRQVLLLSTDEEIDENLLNRLRPSIAQSYVLAHDDTTFTTRVGKGYWWTEGALHAV from the coding sequence ATGCACCTGCATAGCCTGACACTCCAAGACTTCGGCGCCTACCAAGGTCGGCAGCACCTCGACCTTCGAGTCAAGCCCAAACGCCCGATCATCTTGATCGGCGGTCTGAACGGCTGCGGCAAGACGACGCTGCTCGACGCGATCCAGCTCGTGCTGTACGGCCCTAGGGCCCGTTGCAGCGGGCGAGGCAACCGCGCGTACGAAACATACTTGCGCGAAAGCATCAACCGCGCAGCCGACTCCGCCAAGGGGGCCGCGCTGCAGCTGGAATTCTCGATCACCGTCGAGGGCCGCAGCCGCACCTACGAGGTCGACCGAACCTGGGCCCTCATCGGCAAGAACGTGAGGGAGAATCTGGCCGTCACCATTGACGGCCGGTATGACGCCACGATCAGCGAGAACTGGGCAGAGCACGTCGAGGAAATCCTGCCCCTAGAGGTTGCCTCGCTCTTCTTCTTCGACGGTGAGAAGGTCGAGCAGCTGGCCGACCCTGAGCGGGCAGCCGGCGTAATCGAAGCCGCCGTCCATTCGCTGCTCGGTGTCAGGGCTGTCGAACAGCTGCGCACCGACCTCCTCGTCCTTCAGCGCCGACAGAGGCTGTCATCAGAGGACCGGGGAGCCCTTGAGCAGCTCCACGGCCTGAAGGCCCAGAAGCGGGCAGCCTCGGAGGAGGTGTCCGCCCGAGAGACGGAACTGGACCAGGCCAACAAGCGCCACACCGAGGCCGAGGCAGAACTGAAGAAGATAGAGCGGCAATTCAAGCGCGCGGGTGGACATCTGTTCGAGGAGCGCCTCGCGCTCGAGGCCGCCAAGGCAGCCGCGGCGGACCGCCTGGCGCAGGCGCAGAAGTCGCTGCGCGGTCTAGCCGAAGGCGCATTCCCTCTGGTGCTGCTCCGTGATCAACTCGCCACGCTGATGGAACAAACCGTCCAGGAGCAGGAAGCGCACGAAGCGCGTCAGGTCGTTGGCATCCTCGAATCTCGGGATGCATGGCTGATTGATCAGCTGCCAGACAGCGTGCCCGCCGCAGCCCGCACCGCATTGAAGAAGAAACTGACGGTCGAGAGGAAGAAGCGCGCCGCAGCAGCCGACCTCGGCTTGGACCTGGACCTGCCGGACAACCTCATCCAGAAGTTGTCCACGCTGGATGAGATTCTGCGAGCTGACGAGGCTCGCGCCGCCGAACTCCTGGAAGCAGCCGACAAGGGTGCGCACGAGCTGCAGCAGGCTGAACGTCAACTGGCTGCCGTTCCAGACGAACGTAAGATCAAGGACCTTATCGACGCGCGCCAGGCGGCCAGGGATGAAGTGACCGTCGCCCGTGCCGCTGTCGAACAGGCCACCCAACTGTTTGCGGAGGCCAAAGCCCGCCAGGCGCGGGTTACGGCCGACTTCGAGCGCACACGCGAGAAGCAGGCCCTACCGCTGGTCCGCGAGGAAGAGCTCAAGCGAGTCGCCGCCTACGCGGAGAAGGCTCGCGCGACCCTGGAACGCTTCGGCTCTGCTCTCCTGCGCAAGCACATCAGCAGCCTGCAGGTGGCTGTCCTGATCAGCTTCCAGACTCTGATGCGCAAGAGCGGGCTAATCAAGAGCCTGCGGATCGACACTGACAAGTTCACCATCGCTCTGACCGACCAAGACGGGGAGCCTGTCGACCCCTCCCGGCTCAGCGCCGGAGAGCGGCAGCTCTTGGCCGTGTCCCTCCTGTGGGGGCTGGCCAAGGTGGCCGGCAACCGGCTCCCCACCGTCATCGACACCCCTCTGGGGCGCCTGGACAGCCGCCACCGCGAACATCTCGTTGACCGTTACTTCCCTTACGCCGGCCGACAGGTCCTGCTGCTGTCTACAGACGAAGAGATCGACGAGAACCTCTTGAACCGGCTGCGGCCCTCCATCGCCCAGAGTTACGTCCTCGCGCACGACGACACCACGTTCACCACCCGCGTCGGCAAGGGCTACTGGTGGACCGAGGGAGCCCTCCATGCCGTCTGA
- the dndA gene encoding cysteine desulfurase DndA: MVTYLDAAATTRVDQRVADVVLHWMTAEFGNAGSRHEYGLRAKRAVERARDYLAGTVGAEPDELIFTSGATESNNIALLGLAAYGERTGRRHIITSAIEHKAVLEPLEHLARRGFEVDFLKPGPSGRVAVEAVLERLRPDTLLVSLMHVNNETGVIQPVADLARELQSTLTYLHVDAAQGYSKVPADLTAPIDMISISGHKIGAPKGVGALVARRRESMDDERPPLEPIMFGGGQERGLRPGTLPVPLIMGLAEAAKIFEREHARWQAAALELRAKLLEGLASERFHLNGDQDHVVPHILNISFEDVDSEAFLVTLKELVAVATGSACTSASYTPSHVLTAMDLPDKLARNGLRFSWYPEQAETLDVAELANGVGKLRPRA, from the coding sequence ATGGTGACGTACCTCGACGCGGCGGCGACGACGCGCGTGGACCAGAGGGTGGCCGATGTTGTCCTGCACTGGATGACGGCCGAGTTCGGGAACGCCGGTAGCCGCCATGAGTACGGCCTCCGCGCCAAGCGTGCGGTTGAACGTGCCCGCGACTACCTGGCGGGGACCGTCGGGGCAGAGCCTGATGAGCTGATCTTCACTAGCGGCGCTACGGAGAGCAACAACATCGCTCTGCTTGGGCTAGCTGCCTACGGCGAGCGGACCGGCCGGCGCCACATCATCACTTCCGCCATCGAGCACAAGGCGGTGCTTGAGCCCCTGGAGCACCTAGCTCGCCGAGGTTTCGAAGTGGACTTCCTCAAGCCCGGCCCCTCGGGCCGGGTCGCGGTCGAGGCTGTGTTGGAACGGTTGCGACCGGACACCCTGCTCGTGTCGCTGATGCACGTGAACAACGAGACTGGGGTCATCCAGCCCGTTGCCGACCTCGCGCGCGAGCTTCAATCCACTTTGACGTACCTGCACGTGGATGCAGCTCAGGGGTACAGCAAGGTCCCTGCTGATCTGACCGCGCCGATCGACATGATCAGCATTAGTGGTCACAAGATCGGCGCACCCAAAGGCGTAGGCGCACTGGTCGCTCGACGCCGAGAAAGCATGGATGACGAGCGGCCCCCCTTGGAGCCGATCATGTTTGGCGGCGGGCAGGAACGCGGCCTGCGGCCCGGCACCCTCCCCGTGCCCTTGATCATGGGCCTGGCCGAGGCCGCGAAGATCTTCGAAAGGGAGCATGCCCGGTGGCAGGCTGCAGCCCTGGAACTGCGCGCGAAGCTCCTCGAAGGGTTGGCATCAGAGCGCTTCCATCTGAATGGTGACCAGGATCACGTCGTCCCGCACATCCTCAACATCTCCTTCGAGGATGTGGACTCTGAAGCGTTCCTCGTAACCCTCAAGGAACTCGTCGCGGTCGCGACGGGTTCTGCGTGCACTAGCGCCTCCTACACGCCGAGCCACGTTCTCACCGCAATGGACCTGCCCGACAAATTGGCGAGGAATGGGCTGCGGTTCTCCTGGTATCCCGAACAAGCAGAGACGCTGGACGTCGCGGAGCTGGCCAACGGTGTTGGCAAGCTTCGGCCTCGGGCCTGA
- the dndC gene encoding DNA phosphorothioation system sulfurtransferase DndC, whose protein sequence is MSTPNSTRTFQDRPLAEVVEELTEEIRELYIADEVPWVIGYSGGKDSTAVLQLVWLALRGLPTGQRTKPVHVISTDTLVENPVVSAWVGQSLDTMRAAAQEQQLPIESHKLTPDVKDTFWVSLIGKGYPAPRPRFRWCTERLKIKPSNAFIRRVVRRHGETILVLGIRKAESQARARSMAQHEKRRVRDRLSPNGKLPNSLVYSPIEDWSTEEVWAFLMQYPNPWGHDNKDLLTMYQGASDDSECPLVVDDTTPSCGDSRFGCWTCTLVEQDKSMTAMIRNDDEKEWMRPLLKLRNELDDVNNENQTRDFRRMNGNVQLLGDGDRTIPGPYKQSAREDWLRKLLSAQNKVRNHKKAPEHVRGIELISMKELHEIRRIWVFDKHEVEDSLPRIYEEVTGETFPGLPLDEQLVLGAEEIGLLKEACEDDPIHFSMTRELLAVERQYRTMSRRAGLFESLEKAIKKGYYEDADDALQFAQKLKALRESDPTQLSLNEETTTDAPA, encoded by the coding sequence ATGAGCACCCCCAACTCGACGAGGACCTTCCAAGACAGGCCCTTGGCGGAGGTCGTCGAAGAGCTGACGGAAGAAATCCGCGAACTCTATATCGCGGATGAAGTGCCCTGGGTCATCGGGTACAGCGGCGGAAAAGACTCCACTGCAGTTCTCCAACTGGTTTGGCTCGCGCTAAGGGGCCTGCCCACCGGCCAGCGCACCAAGCCAGTCCACGTGATCAGCACGGACACTCTGGTGGAGAACCCTGTCGTTTCCGCCTGGGTTGGCCAATCCCTGGACACCATGCGTGCCGCCGCGCAGGAACAGCAGCTTCCGATCGAGTCACACAAGCTGACCCCGGACGTCAAAGACACATTCTGGGTTAGCTTGATCGGTAAGGGCTACCCCGCGCCCCGGCCGAGGTTCCGCTGGTGCACCGAACGGTTGAAGATCAAGCCGTCTAACGCCTTCATCCGACGAGTTGTGCGACGTCACGGGGAGACCATCCTCGTGCTGGGAATCCGCAAGGCCGAAAGCCAGGCCCGGGCTCGGTCGATGGCCCAGCACGAGAAGCGTCGCGTTCGCGACCGCCTCTCGCCCAATGGAAAGCTTCCCAACTCCCTGGTCTACTCCCCGATTGAGGACTGGTCGACCGAGGAGGTGTGGGCGTTCTTGATGCAGTACCCCAACCCGTGGGGCCACGACAACAAAGATCTGCTGACGATGTACCAGGGCGCGTCCGATGATTCCGAGTGCCCCCTGGTTGTTGACGACACCACGCCCTCATGTGGGGACAGCCGGTTCGGCTGCTGGACCTGCACGCTTGTCGAGCAGGACAAGTCGATGACTGCCATGATTCGCAATGACGACGAGAAGGAGTGGATGCGGCCGCTGCTCAAGCTCCGCAACGAGCTCGACGACGTCAATAACGAGAACCAGACACGCGACTTCCGCCGGATGAATGGCAATGTCCAGCTACTCGGCGACGGCGACCGAACCATCCCTGGACCGTACAAGCAGTCTGCTCGCGAGGACTGGCTCCGCAAGCTTCTCAGCGCGCAGAACAAGGTACGGAACCACAAGAAGGCGCCGGAGCACGTGCGCGGCATCGAACTGATCTCGATGAAGGAGTTGCACGAGATCCGCCGGATCTGGGTGTTCGACAAGCACGAGGTTGAGGACTCCCTGCCGCGAATCTACGAGGAGGTGACCGGCGAGACGTTCCCCGGCTTGCCCCTGGACGAGCAGCTCGTGCTGGGCGCGGAGGAGATCGGTCTGCTCAAGGAGGCGTGTGAGGACGACCCGATCCACTTCTCCATGACGCGTGAACTCCTCGCGGTCGAACGGCAATACCGGACAATGTCCCGACGCGCCGGCCTGTTTGAGTCTTTGGAGAAAGCCATCAAGAAGGGCTACTACGAGGACGCGGACGACGCGCTGCAGTTCGCCCAGAAGCTGAAGGCACTGCGCGAGAGTGACCCAACCCAGCTGTCGCTGAACGAAGAGACCACCACCGATGCACCTGCATAG
- the dndE gene encoding DNA sulfur modification protein DndE → MPSEITIRLSQTAKDQLGWLKRNTGLTQWNELCRWGLALSLHDPSTPLVRDITTDSNVEISWKTFAGPYGDVYLSLLKQRCAKDGEEPTDAAVSKTLLIHLHRGIGYLAGRQDLRSIQDLIAITTE, encoded by the coding sequence ATGCCGTCTGAGATCACTATCCGGCTTTCCCAGACCGCCAAAGATCAGCTGGGCTGGCTCAAGCGCAACACTGGGCTAACCCAGTGGAACGAACTGTGCCGCTGGGGGCTCGCGCTGTCGCTACATGACCCGTCCACACCGCTCGTGCGGGACATCACCACCGACTCGAACGTGGAGATTTCCTGGAAGACCTTCGCCGGACCATACGGCGATGTCTACCTGTCTCTCCTGAAGCAGCGGTGTGCGAAGGATGGAGAGGAACCCACGGACGCTGCTGTGAGCAAGACCCTGCTGATCCATCTGCACCGCGGTATTGGCTACCTCGCTGGCCGCCAGGATCTGCGTTCCATCCAGGACCTCATCGCCATCACGACCGAGTAG
- a CDS encoding DNA phosphorothioation-associated putative methyltransferase, producing the protein MSEETPGKVMTQEARSRRWLTAITRGSLSVPARQALLDRQILPDESVFDYGCGRGEDVRALRHLGCDAAGWDPFYEPDAQLKSAPVVLLTYVLNVIEDPVERRRTLQNAWDLAGKVLIAAARLSWERSKVNGQEFGDGLLTRRKTFQHLYGANELRTYVEEITGVRAVSAAPGIIYAFKTDSDRLSYLARRIVADDEWLASSDTATAVAALINHVERRGRPPRLEETPRLTAQLLARLSPAEVRRLVRESADPAKVSEGAKRTTLNTLLFLAVDLFNGRGPFTSLPLTVQLDIRAFFSSYKEACRRADRLLLKLRDDAYVRGAMSASNVGKLTPTALYVHARAVDWMPTVLRLYEHCASVAAGRPQAWTVVKLCHRGRAVSWLDYPEFDRDPHPRLLTSYQVDLETFETSHHSYEGRSNRPLLHRKHEFLHPDDPEAPKYRRLTEAEVKAGLYAHPHQIGTEAGWESELARCQRALHGHRLVRIRD; encoded by the coding sequence GTGAGCGAGGAGACACCGGGGAAGGTCATGACTCAAGAGGCCAGAAGCAGGAGATGGCTCACTGCCATCACGCGAGGCAGCTTGTCCGTCCCCGCCCGTCAAGCCCTACTCGACCGACAGATCCTTCCCGACGAATCTGTCTTCGACTACGGATGCGGGCGCGGGGAAGATGTTCGCGCACTGCGGCACCTGGGATGCGATGCCGCCGGCTGGGACCCCTTCTACGAGCCCGATGCGCAACTGAAGTCGGCCCCGGTGGTACTTCTCACGTACGTCCTAAACGTCATCGAGGACCCTGTCGAACGGCGGCGCACTCTCCAGAACGCCTGGGATCTCGCAGGGAAGGTGTTGATCGCTGCCGCACGCCTGTCTTGGGAGAGATCGAAGGTCAACGGTCAGGAGTTCGGGGACGGTCTGCTGACCCGGCGCAAGACGTTCCAACACTTGTATGGGGCCAACGAGCTCCGGACCTACGTTGAAGAGATCACTGGTGTCCGGGCCGTGTCCGCCGCACCAGGGATCATCTACGCATTTAAGACCGACAGCGACCGGTTGAGCTATCTCGCACGCCGCATCGTCGCCGACGACGAGTGGCTGGCTTCCAGCGACACCGCTACCGCAGTAGCCGCGCTCATCAACCACGTGGAGCGCCGCGGACGCCCTCCGCGCCTGGAAGAAACACCCCGGCTCACAGCCCAACTACTGGCGCGCCTGAGCCCGGCGGAGGTACGCCGTCTCGTACGCGAGTCCGCCGACCCGGCCAAGGTGAGCGAGGGTGCCAAACGCACCACTCTCAACACGCTACTGTTCCTTGCGGTCGATCTCTTTAACGGCCGCGGTCCGTTCACCAGTCTGCCGCTGACTGTGCAGCTGGACATTCGGGCGTTCTTCTCTTCATACAAAGAGGCGTGCCGACGAGCCGACCGGCTGCTGCTCAAACTTCGGGACGACGCCTACGTCCGTGGAGCTATGAGCGCCTCCAACGTTGGCAAGCTGACCCCAACCGCGCTTTACGTTCACGCGAGAGCGGTCGATTGGATGCCGACCGTGCTGCGCTTGTACGAGCACTGCGCCTCGGTTGCAGCCGGGCGACCGCAGGCGTGGACCGTTGTCAAGCTCTGCCACCGGGGCCGTGCAGTGAGCTGGTTGGACTACCCGGAGTTCGACCGCGACCCCCACCCACGCTTGCTGACGTCCTACCAGGTGGACTTGGAGACCTTCGAGACGTCCCATCATTCGTATGAAGGTCGTAGCAATCGGCCGCTCCTCCACCGAAAGCACGAATTCCTGCACCCCGATGATCCAGAGGCGCCGAAGTACCGGCGCCTGACGGAGGCTGAGGTCAAAGCTGGGTTGTATGCACACCCGCACCAGATTGGTACTGAGGCTGGCTGGGAGAGCGAGCTTGCTCGGTGCCAGCGCGCCCTCCACGGGCACCGCCTCGTCCGAATTCGCGACTAG
- a CDS encoding ATP-binding protein — MARYDEGLTMTTPMFLAPHDQRADLIQVDRALDSMRDAGFDLTAAIGEPLDNSIEAEATLMRVRTIFGRGKKTIDRILIADNGVGIEPAKMHHVLSMGYSSRYGERKGLGRFGVGLKLAGLSLGERIDIYSRQTGSTKIYHSYIDLQEIREGKQHYITTDEVQEWPAEAAKLMTGRDETPFASGTLVVFGKIDRLSSGGTYGTSLDQKIAELRKFIARAFRTYIDTGRTIELDGKVTTLHDPLFLRDNPRIISRYKPLDPRGELIEETDLRIDGHKVHVAVAIVPREFRPYSGAGGGTDHKGHDISEFQINEDNTAKISILRNGREIYYDIVPRLLEGGRSDKVLRYVAIEVSFPAELDEYFQVRNVKRGTEPVSKLRSELREWLKAPVKQALKKVRADWKETEKRKRLEDGEHTETMDTAARVFPNFPRGIAGRGATPEDEERVVEQAVVDLGLDREEDAEKIERIREQIRTKPITLMGGSWPGKELLVIDHLNGKAAVKFNLRHALFDRVYLPLKKLADEGTQNLDPEEITDLARRAQTAVDHLLIAYAHAEAMYPDPERLDDLRTYWGMFTEALLREAFRDQ, encoded by the coding sequence GTGGCCCGCTACGACGAAGGACTGACGATGACTACACCCATGTTCCTCGCCCCACACGACCAGCGCGCCGATCTCATTCAGGTCGACCGGGCGCTGGACTCCATGCGGGACGCCGGCTTCGACCTGACCGCGGCCATCGGTGAGCCGCTGGACAACTCCATCGAGGCCGAGGCCACCCTGATGCGCGTGCGGACGATCTTCGGCCGCGGCAAAAAGACGATCGACAGGATCCTTATTGCCGACAACGGCGTCGGCATCGAGCCCGCAAAGATGCACCACGTGCTCTCGATGGGCTACAGCAGCCGCTACGGCGAGCGAAAGGGGCTGGGACGTTTCGGTGTCGGGCTCAAGCTCGCCGGGCTCAGCCTCGGTGAGCGCATCGACATCTACAGCCGACAGACCGGCAGCACGAAGATCTACCACAGCTACATCGACCTGCAGGAGATCCGCGAGGGGAAGCAGCACTACATCACCACCGACGAGGTCCAGGAGTGGCCCGCCGAGGCCGCCAAGCTGATGACCGGCCGTGACGAGACACCGTTCGCATCCGGCACACTCGTCGTGTTCGGCAAGATCGACCGACTTTCCAGCGGTGGGACCTACGGCACCTCGCTGGATCAGAAGATCGCTGAGCTCCGCAAGTTCATCGCCCGTGCCTTCCGCACCTACATCGATACGGGCAGGACCATCGAGCTGGACGGCAAGGTCACCACGCTGCATGATCCACTGTTCCTGCGCGACAACCCGAGAATCATCTCGCGCTACAAGCCGCTCGACCCCCGCGGTGAGCTCATTGAAGAGACTGACCTAAGGATCGACGGCCACAAGGTGCACGTTGCCGTCGCCATCGTGCCCCGCGAATTCCGTCCCTACTCGGGTGCCGGCGGTGGCACGGACCACAAGGGCCACGACATCTCCGAGTTTCAGATCAACGAGGACAACACTGCCAAAATCAGTATCCTGCGCAACGGTCGGGAGATTTACTACGACATCGTGCCACGGCTGCTCGAAGGTGGACGCAGCGACAAGGTCCTGCGCTACGTCGCAATCGAGGTGAGCTTCCCAGCGGAGCTGGACGAGTACTTCCAGGTGCGCAATGTCAAGCGCGGGACGGAGCCGGTCAGCAAGCTCCGCAGTGAGCTTCGCGAATGGCTGAAGGCACCCGTGAAGCAGGCCCTCAAGAAGGTCCGCGCGGACTGGAAGGAGACCGAGAAGCGCAAGCGTCTTGAGGACGGTGAGCACACCGAGACAATGGACACTGCAGCTCGGGTCTTTCCGAACTTCCCGAGAGGGATTGCCGGCCGTGGCGCGACCCCGGAAGACGAGGAAAGGGTTGTCGAGCAGGCTGTGGTCGATCTCGGTCTGGACCGAGAAGAGGATGCCGAGAAGATCGAGCGGATCCGCGAGCAAATCCGCACCAAGCCCATCACCCTCATGGGCGGTTCGTGGCCCGGCAAGGAACTACTGGTCATTGACCACCTGAACGGCAAGGCCGCCGTCAAGTTCAATCTCCGACACGCTCTGTTCGACCGGGTGTATCTGCCCCTGAAGAAGCTCGCCGATGAGGGCACACAGAACCTGGATCCCGAGGAGATCACCGACCTTGCACGGCGGGCGCAGACCGCCGTCGACCACTTGCTGATCGCCTATGCCCACGCAGAGGCGATGTACCCAGACCCCGAGCGGCTCGACGACCTCCGGACCTACTGGGGCATGTTCACCGAGGCGCTTCTGCGGGAGGCGTTCAGGGACCAGTAG
- the dndB gene encoding DNA sulfur modification protein DndB, producing the protein MGSSVTPQPAEPPTSAGFEYIFPAIRGVQAGREFYVSMCPLRLIPKIFLFDEDELAPEVRAQRTLNKGRLPALTRYIIDNPTDYVFSALTASVDGDIRFEGIADSGVGMRAGQIRISMAARFLINDGQHRRAAIEQALKENPDLGEETIAVVFFHDAGLARCQQMFADLNRHAVRPPRSIGVLYDHRDDLSTTVRLLAMRAPMFKGHVDMENSTLSQRSRKLFTLSSLYYATQSLLQDLKIRKQQSHELAEAYWSAIDALIPEWDMVRRREMSASEMRRDFLHSHGIALHALGRVGNTLLRRSLAPRSWSPTLQRLSTVDWTRSNTDWEGRALVGGRVSKSRQNLTLTVNYVRQHLKLELSPEEQRVEDAYLRGES; encoded by the coding sequence GTGGGATCTTCTGTCACTCCTCAACCTGCGGAACCGCCGACATCTGCCGGTTTCGAGTACATTTTTCCGGCCATCCGCGGTGTCCAGGCAGGACGCGAGTTCTACGTGTCCATGTGCCCACTGCGCCTCATCCCCAAGATCTTCCTCTTCGATGAGGACGAGTTGGCCCCCGAGGTGCGCGCGCAGCGGACTTTGAACAAGGGGCGACTGCCGGCGCTGACCCGCTACATCATCGACAACCCCACCGACTACGTCTTCAGTGCGCTGACCGCTTCTGTCGATGGCGACATCCGCTTCGAGGGCATTGCGGACAGCGGCGTGGGCATGCGTGCCGGCCAGATCCGCATCTCGATGGCTGCCCGGTTCCTCATCAACGACGGCCAGCACCGGCGCGCCGCGATCGAGCAGGCACTGAAGGAGAACCCCGACCTCGGCGAGGAGACGATAGCCGTGGTGTTCTTCCACGATGCTGGCCTCGCTCGCTGCCAGCAAATGTTCGCTGACCTGAACCGGCATGCCGTGAGGCCCCCCCGCTCCATCGGTGTGCTGTACGACCACCGTGATGATCTGTCCACCACTGTGCGGCTGCTGGCCATGCGTGCCCCGATGTTCAAGGGGCACGTGGACATGGAGAACAGCACCTTGTCGCAGCGCTCCCGTAAACTGTTCACTCTGAGCTCCCTCTACTACGCCACGCAGTCTCTGCTGCAGGACCTAAAAATCCGCAAGCAGCAGTCCCACGAGTTGGCCGAGGCGTACTGGAGCGCGATCGACGCACTGATCCCAGAGTGGGACATGGTGCGACGGCGTGAGATGTCGGCATCGGAGATGCGCCGCGACTTCCTGCACAGCCACGGCATCGCCTTGCATGCGCTAGGACGTGTCGGCAACACGTTGCTGCGAAGGTCCCTGGCGCCACGGAGCTGGTCCCCAACCCTTCAGCGCCTGTCCACTGTGGACTGGACACGTTCCAACACGGACTGGGAAGGGCGAGCCCTTGTCGGCGGGAGGGTCTCCAAAAGTCGACAGAACTTGACCTTGACCGTGAACTACGTGCGGCAGCACCTCAAGCTAGAGCTGAGCCCCGAGGAACAGCGCGTGGAAGACGCCTATCTGCGAGGAGAGTCATGA